The Paenibacillus sp. BIC5C1 DNA segment TTCGGAGCACGTTCTCCATCAGTAAAGTCGGCACCATTGCTGGATGTATGGTTACCTCGGGTAAAATTACGCGTTCCGCGGAAGCACGCTTGATTCGTGATGGCATCGTCCTTTACGAAGGCAAGCTGGATTCCCTCAAACGTTACAAAGATGATGCCAAAGAAGTAGCCCAAGGTTACGAGTGCGGTATCACGCTGGATAAATACAATGATCTCAAAGAAGGCGACGTTATCGAAGCCTTCATTATGGAGACAGTACAACGATAAGCAAGGAAGCATGAGGTGAACAACAATGGCTAAGATTCGTACAGGTAGAGTGGGCGAGCAGATCAAGAAAGAATTAAGTCTGCTCATCCAGTCTGAACTGAAAGATCCTCGTATCGGCTTTATTACCGTAACGGGAGTCGAAGTTACAGGCGACTTGTCGCAAGCCAAAGTTTATCTGAGTGTCTTCGGTGAACAGGAACAAAAGGATAACTCGCTTAAAGCGCTGGCAAAAGCAAATGGATTTTTGCGTTCAGAACTGGGCAAGCGTATCCGTTTTCGACATGTTCCCGAGTTGATATTCAAGATTGACGAATCTATTGCATATGGCAGCCGAATTGAGAAGCTGCTTGGTGATATCGGTACCGACAAGAACGAATCCGAGTAACAGAATAAAGGAGACGGCAATGCACACTTATGAACAGGCGCTTCAGGACGGAAAGCAATTTCTGCTGGAGCATGATGATTACCTGGTCGTGTCGCATGTACAGCCGGACGGTGACGCAGTCAGCTCTACGGTAACGGTGGGCTGGCTGCTGTCATGTCTGGGCAAGACATTCACGATGATTAATGAAGGTGAAATTCCACAACGCATGAATTTTTTGTGGGAAGCTGGCAAGATCGTGAACATGACCGAACAACCACCGGTGCGGAAATATAAAGCGATTATCTGTGTGGATTGTGCAGACTTTTCCAGAGTAGGCTTGACTCGTCATTATTTCGAAGAAGATGCTGTCATTTTAAATATTGATCATCATCCGACCAATGATGGGTATGGAACAGTAAATATCATTAAGCCAGACGCAGCAGCCACGGCTGAAATTCTGTTTGATTTCCTCAATCTTTTCCCAGTGAAGTGGGATAAAGATGTGGCTACAGCAGTCTATACAGGATTGCTAACAGATACAGGTGGATTCCGCTATGCGAATACGAGTCCTAATGTGATGACCACTGCATCCAAATTGCTTGAACATGGTGTGGATGGACCTTATCTTGCACAAATTCTGCTTGAGCAGGTTACGCTCCCACAAGTCCGTATATTGAATCAGGCACTCTCAAGCCTGCAAATGACTGACGATGGCAAGATTGCCTGGGTGGTCATTACACCCGAAGACATGATTGCTTGTGGTGCGGCTAATGAAGATCTTGAAGGGGTAGTCAATTACCCCCGTAACATTCAAGGTGTGGAAGTGGGCATCTTTTTTAAAGTAATCAATGAAAATGCGGTGAAAGTGTCTCTCCGGTCAGCTGGCAAAGTTGATGTTGCCGCTCTTGCACAGAACTTTGGTGGAGGCGGACATGTACTCGCAGCTGGATGTCGCGTAGAAGGAAAGTTGGAAGATATCGTCGCGCTAGTGCTAAAGCAGGTGAATACTCAATGGTAAAACCATTCGAAGGTATACTTCCGGTGTACAAACCAGCGGGTTTTACTTCTCATGATGTTGTGGCCAAAATGCGTCGCATTCTCAAAATGAAACGTATTGGTCATACAGGTACATTGGACCCGCAAGTTACTGGTGTACTTCCGCTCTGTCTTGGACGGGCAACCCGTGTGGTGGAGTACATGCAGGAGCTTCCCAAGGAATACCTGGCAACGCTTCGACTGGGTCTGTCTACTGACACGGAGGATATGACAGGTGAAGTCATTGAGCGGTCGGAGACGGCTGTTGAGGTGACACAGGAGCAGGTTCAGCAGGTGCTGGAGCAATTCGTAGGCACCATCTCACAGGTTCCTCCTATGTATTCTGCGGTCAAAGTGGACGGGAAACGTCTCTACGAACTTGCTCGTGAAGGCAAAACGGTAGAGCGTAAGAGTCGTGAAGTTACGATCTATGAGCTGGAATTGACAGGAATTGAGAATCAAGGCGAGACAACGGATATATCGTTCCGCGCTTTATGTTCCAAAGGGACATATATTCGAACGTTATGCGTGGATATCGGTAAAAAATTGGGATATCCGTCCACCATGCTACACCTGGAGCGCACGATATCGGCTGGGATTTCCGCTGATCATTGCCTTCATTTTGAAGAAGTGGAACAACGTATGATCGATGGAACGTTAGCCGAGGTGTTGATTCCGGTTGATGAAGCCATCTCTTCCATTCCGGCACATACGGTGGGTGCGGATCAGGCCAAGGGGGCCCTTCAGGGCCAGAAATTATCGGCGCGTTTGCTCGAACCGCCTGCAGAGCAACCTGGTCTACTGCGGTTATATGATCAGGATGGGACGTTTCTGGGGATATTTGAGCGGGATGAGTTGAAAGCAACGGTGAGAGCTGTTAAAGTCTTTTTACCGGAATAAAGAGGTTCCTGGTTTGAGTGGTGGTACTCAAGCCTGGCCTATCTAGTGAAATGCAGGTGAATGATTGTGAAAACCGTAATGCTAACCTATCCGCAGACGTTACAATCGGCTGTTCAGGGCACACATCCCCAAGTGCTTGCGATCGGTCAATTTGACGGGCTGCATCTCGGACATGCAAGTGTCATTTTGTCAGCTGTCCGCATTGCACGCGAAACGGGCATGCAGGCAGCGGTGATGACCTTTCATCCTCATCCGAAGGAAGTTATGCGCAAAGGGGATTACGAGGGTTATCTAACTCCCTTGAGAGATAAAGAAGACATCCTGGCAGGGATGGGTGTAGATGTACTCTATGTGGTCGAATTCAATGAGGAGTTCTCCAGATTGACGCCGCAGCAATTTGCACATGATCTGCTGATTCCGCTTCAGACTCGAACAGCGGTAGTTGGTTTTGACTTCCGCTTCGGTCACAAGGGAGCAGGGGATGAGCAGCTTCTTCGCACATTGGGAGAAGGCGAAATGACGGTGGAAACTGTACCTCCATTCCTGTTAAATGGTGAGAAGGTAAGCAGTTCTCTCATTCGTGTCCTGTTGAAACGTGGAGAAATGGACGAAGCCAGCCAATGGCTCGGACGACCATATAGCATCAGGGGAATTGTAATTCATGGAGAGAAACGTGGGCGGACAATTGGTTTTCCTACCGCTAACCTTGAACTTACGGATCATTATGTTACGCCGGCGAAAGGCGTATACGCTGTTCGTGTGCAGTATGGGGAGCAGGAACTGCGCGGCGTCATGAACCTTGGTGTGAAACCTACCTTTCACGAAAACGGGATGAAACCTACGTTTGAGGTGCACTTGCTTGATTTTGATGGGCAGATATATGACCAGGAATTAAAGGTTGATCTCGTTCACTACATTCGTGCAGAGCGGAAATTTGACTCGATTGATGCCTTGATCAGTCAGATTCGTGAAGATGCATTAACCGCCGCCCGCCTGTTATCCTAAGGTTCAGGACAAAATACATGTTTACATTTACTTTGTCTGGGCAACTATGATATAATGTACTACGTTGTCATTTGAGACAACACATAACCTTGGCTTGGTTACTTGCTCTCACCGGCGGTGACGAGGCTAATGGCGATTATAATGAAGGAGGTGAATAGGATGGCATTGACTCAAGAACGTAAACAACAACTGATCGACGAGCACAAAACTCATGAGTCCGATACTGGATCACCTGAGGTGCAAGTTGCTATCCTTACGGAAAACATCAGAAGTTTGACAGACCACTTGCGTACGCACAAGAAAGACCACCACTCACGTCGTGGACTTTTGAAAATGGTAGGTCAACGTCGTAAGCTTTTGGCTTACGTGAAAAACAAAGATGTTAAACGTTACAGCGCACTGATCGAAAAACTCGGATTGCGTCGTTAATTATCGTACATGTTTTCAAAATCAACCTGGCTGTTATCCGTCATTCCTTTGTCTAAAAGGACAAGCGGAGCTTACAGCCGGGTTGTTTTGTAGATGAACATGTTGCCATATATTTGTAGCTGAATGGCTCCGCAAGGAGCTTTTGTTTTGCAAGTGAGCATGTTGCTGTGGAGTTAATGAATGCAGGACAAGCAGGAAATACTGTGAAAATGCAGAATCCATTGTGTTAGGAACGAATAAAAGGAGGGATTTCATGGAACAGCGTGTTGAAATGCAGCTTGGTGGAAGAACGCTTACGCTTGAAACAGGGCGTTTGGCCAAGCAGGCTAATGCTGCCGTTAAGGTAACGTACGGGGATACCGTTGTATTGTGTACCGTGACAGCATCAAGTGAGCCTAAAGATCTGGATTTTTTCCCATTGACGGTAAACTATGAAGAAAGATTGTATGCCGTAGGTAAAATCCCAGGTGGATTTATTAAACGTGAAGGCAGACCAAGTGAGAAAGCAATTCTTTCGAGCCGTTTGACAGACCGTCCGATTCGTCCTTTGTTCCCGGAAGGTTTCCGGAATGATGTACAAGTTCTGAATATCGTTATGAGTGTGGACCAGGACTGCGAACCGCAAATTGCTGCCATGATCGGTACTTCGGCTGCACTGAGCATTTCGGATGTTCCATTTAGCGGACCAATTGGTGGCGTAAAAGTTGGACGTATTAATGGTGAATTCATCATCAACCCAACGATTGCACAGCTAGAGGTAAGTGAGATTGAACTCGTTGTTGCAGGAACCAAAGATGCCATCATGATGGTTGAAGCGGAAGCGAACGAAGTTCCGGAAGAAGTAATGTTGGAAGCAATCATGTTCGGACATGACGAGATCAAGAACATTGTTGCAGTCATCGAACAACTCGTACAAGTAGCTGGTAAAGAAAAAATGGCTGTGAAATTGCATGCCGTTAATGCTGAAGTTAACAGCAGTGTACGTGAGTTTGCCAGTGCGCGTCTGGTTGAGGCTGTTAAAATTGCTGAGAAACATGCGCGTCAGGATGCAATCGATGTCGTGAATGACGAAACTGTTGCTCACTTCGAAGAGAAGTATATTGAGTCTCCTGAACTGCTTAAAGATGTGAAAGAAGTGCTGCACGATATCGTCAAAGAAGAAGTGCGCCGCCTGATTACACATGATAAAGTTCGTCCGGATGGACGTGGACTTGCTGAGATTCGTCCAATTGAATGTGATACTTCCCTGCTGCCACGTACTCACGGTTCAGGTCTGTTCACTCGTGGTCAAACGCAAGCGCTCAGCATTTGTACACTTGGTGCACTGGGTGATGTTCAGATTTTGGACGGAATCAGTCTTGAAGAAACGAAACGTTTCATGCATCACTACAACTTCCCGCCGTTCAGCGTAGGTGAAGCTCGTCCATTGCGTGCTCCGGGCCGTCGCGAAATCGGACATGGTGCTCTGGGTGAGCGTGCTCTTTCCAAAGTAATTCCTTCCGAAACGGACTTCCCATACACGATTCGTCTCGTATCCGAAGTATTGGAATCCAACGGTTCAACTTCCCAGGCAAGTATCTGTGCCAGCACATTGGCTATGATGGATGCAGGTGTACCAATCAAAGCTCCAGTTGCGGGTGTAGCTATGGGTCTGATTAAAGACGGAGATCACGTATCCATCCTTAGTGATATTCAAGGTATGGAAGATCACCTCGGTGACATGGACTTCAAAGTAGCAGGAACACCTGATGGTGTAACAGCAATTCAGATGGATATCAAAATTGATGGTATTGATCGTCAAATTTTGTCCGAAGCATTGGCTCAAGCCAAAGAAGGTCGTATGCACATCTTGAGCAAAATGACCGAAGTGATGAAAACGCCACGTGAGCAGTTGTCACAATATGCCCCTAAAATTACAACCATGCATATCAATCCGGACAAAATCCGTGATGTTATCGGTGCAGGTGGTAAAATTATCAATAAAATCATCGAGGAAACCGGTGTTAAAATTGATATTGAACAGGATGGACGTGTCTTTATTGCCTCTTCTAACCAAGAGATGAATGATAAAGCCAAATCGATCATCGAAGGCATTGTACGTGAAGTACTGGTCGGCGAAATTTATGTAGGTAAAGTAAAACGTGTTGAAAAGTTTGGTGCATTCGTTGAAGTGCTGCCGAACAAAGAAGGTCTGGTCCACATCTCACAATTGTCCACAGAGCGTGTTGCTAAAGTGGAAGATGTTGTTGCCATTGGTGATTCCATTACAGTAAAAGTAACGGAAATTGACCCACAAGGCCGTATCAACTTGTCCCGCAAAGCCGTATTGACTGCTGAAGCTCCAGCTCAATCATAGGCTACGTGCCATCGTTTTTTGAAAAGATAGATTGAATGAAGAGACAGAATGTGAATTTCTGGCTCTTTTTTTAACGTTTAAATACCTATATGAAATACATTGTTTACCCATAAGGCCTCTGAATCCAGCTTTGAAGATACTTTACATGAACAGCTTGTTTTATTCATATTCTTGCACTTGTCCTCATATGATGGGGACAAAGACGGCGGGAGGATGGAGCTGTGGGAAACCAATCCAAAAAGCTGGCGGCTGTTCTGGTAGGTATGGCAGCTGTCATACTGGTCGGACAAGTGGGCAGTGTACGTACATACATTACGGAAATCCGTGATGGGCCAGGCACGCAAAATGCATTTGATATGTTCAAAGAGGCAACCGGAGAAGAGCAGCTGTTATCGGCGATCCGGGATAAAGCGGCCGAAACGAAAATCGCTCCGGTAAATGCCAGAGTGGATCGGGTCTGGAAAGCAATACCCGGGTATAACGGACTAGAGATTGATGTGGAAGCCACGTATCGCAAAGCACTCGGTGGCACGCTGAACACCAAGATAGCGTATGTCTATCGGCAGACTGTACCTGAAATCCAGCTTAAAGATTTGGGTGCACACCCGATTTACCGTGGGAATGCCGAAAAACCAATGGTGTCTTTCATGATTAATGTTGCGTGGGGCAATGAATTCATTATTCCGATGCTAGATACGCTTGATGCCGAAAAAGTCAAAGCTACTTTTTTTCTGGATGGAAGCTGGTTGAGCAAAAATGAGGAACTGGCTAAAGAAATTCAAAAGCGTGGACATGAGTTATCAAACCATGCATACTCACATCCGAATATGAGTCGGTTGAGTACGGAGCGGGCGAAGCTGGAAATCAGTAAAACACAGGACCTGCTCAAAGAAAAATTGGGTGTGGAGAACCATTGGTTTGCTCCACCTTCCGGTGATTTTAATCAACAGACGGTCGACATTGCTTCCGGCATGGGACTTCAAACGGTACTTTGGACACTGGATACGGTGGATTGGCGTAAACCAACTTCTGAATCTGTTGTAGCCAAGATCTCCAGTAAAGTAGAAGCCGGCACATTAATTCTGATGCACCCTACAGCTGCTTCTTCAGGAGCTTTAAAAGGAATGATTGATTCCATACGGGCCAAGGGTTTGACGCTTGGAACCGTTAGCGAAACGTTGTCATCCGAGCGCGTGAAGGGATCAGCGGTTGAGTGAATGATGTTTTTTTGTTACTATCAAACAGTTGGAACCAAATGTCGATTTCAATTTTGCGTTGAAATCCAGGCAATTATAGAGATGTAGGAGGGCCAACCGTGAAAAAAATTCAGCTGGGCAATGGCCTCAGAGTTGTCATGGAACAAATTCCGACCTGTCGTTCCGTGTCATTTGGAATATGGGTCAAGACAGGTTCTCGCAATGAGCAGCCTGCAAGCAACGGAGTGTCCCATTTTATTGAGCACATGCTGTTCAAAGGAACGGATCGTTATGATGCCAAAGCGATTGCAGAGCAATTTGATGCCATTGGTGGTAACGTGAATGCGTTCACTTCAAAAGAATACACTTGTTATTACGCCAAAGTATTGGATGAACATCTGCCAATAGCTGTTGATGTGTTGTCCGATATGTTCTTCCGCTCTAAAATGGATGATGGTGAACTGCTCAAGGAGAAAAACGTTATTCTGGAAGAAATATCGATGTATGAGGATACGCCGGATGACATGGTCCATGATCTTATGGCTTTGGCAGCCTATGGTGAGCATCCCCTCGCTTATCCGATTTTGGGTACAGAAGAGCGCCTCAAGGCGATGGACTCCAGCCATTTGCGTGCATATATGAAGGAGCACTACACGATTGAGAATACCGTTATTAGTATTGCAGGTAACATTGATGACAGTGTGATTGATTTGATGGAAAAGCATTTTGGTGCTTTTGATGTCAACGGTGTAGCTGAACAAGTCACGCTGCCTGCATTCCAGAGCGGACAACTCTTTCACAAAAAGAAAACGGAACAGAATCATATCTGTATCTCGTTCCCGGGATGCAAGATCGGAGATCCGCTTCAGTTCGCCATGGTCGTGTTGAATAATGCGATTGGTGGAGGCATGAGCTCTAGACTGTTCCAGGAAATTCGGGAGAAACGCGGCCTTGCTTATTCCGTTTATTCTTATCATAGTTCCCATGCGGATAGTGGACTCTTCACCATCTATGCAGGTACAGCGCCGAAGCAGACGAAAGAAGTTCTGGATCTGACCAAAGAGGTCCTGCACGATCTGGCTGTAAATGGATTGTCCGAAGATGAGCTGCGCAAAGGAAAAGAACAGCTGAAAGGAAGTCTGATCCTCAGTTTGGAAAGCACGGGCAGCCGGATGAACCGACTGGGCAAAAACGAGCTGATGCTGGGTAGACACCACACGCTGGACGAAATGATTACCAAAATAGAAGAAGTAACGATGGACGATGTTGATGCTGTGCTGGACCTGATGTTTGCGGAGCCATTTGCGCTCGCTATGGTCGGTACTTCGGATCGTACGATCGCTGGATTAAGAAGGGATGATTTTGTTGCATTACGTTCAAATTCAAAAGTTACCGGGCAATGAAGATATTAAGTTGCCTCAAAAAATGTCAGAGTTGGCCTCCGGCTTTGATGTAGTTGCAGCATTACAGGAAGAGGTTGTATTGCAGCCGGGACAACGTACGTTGATTCCTACGGGACTCGCGATGGCTATGCCAGCTGGATTGGAGGCACAAGTTCGTCCTCGCAGCGGTCTGGCTTTCAAACACGGAATTACTTGTCTGAACACACCGGGAACCATTGATGCCGATTATCGCGGTGAGGTTAAGGTTCTTTTGATTAATCTGGGTCAGGAGCCATTTACCATTGTACGTGGGGAGCGGATTGCCCAAATTGTCTTTCAAACCGTTCCAGCAGTTGAATTAACCGAGGTAGCTGAACTGTCGGAAACTGTACGTGGAGAAGGCGGATTCGGTCATACCGGAAAATAAATGCTCCTCAACCAAGCTGTAAAAGGAGTCTCTTCTGTAATTAGAGCTTCACGGTTTGATTTACTTACTGAGCATGTTCTCCAAGAGTCGTCCCCGAGGGGGCGGCTCTTTTTTCTTTTTTTTGAACGATAGGGACAATCTTTTCTTTGCATGCTTCGATTTTAATGTTTCACCCCCCTGTGGGCCACTGCATACGATAAGGCATACATGTGGTGAAAGGAGTGACGTCCCGATGCTGACCGGTGTCCGGATTATAGTCTTGGGCGGAGATGCGCGGCAGCTTGAAGTCATTCAAAAATGCGCAGAGCTGGATGCTACGGTAAGTGTGGTGGGTTTC contains these protein-coding regions:
- the rbfA gene encoding 30S ribosome-binding factor RbfA produces the protein MAKIRTGRVGEQIKKELSLLIQSELKDPRIGFITVTGVEVTGDLSQAKVYLSVFGEQEQKDNSLKALAKANGFLRSELGKRIRFRHVPELIFKIDESIAYGSRIEKLLGDIGTDKNESE
- a CDS encoding DHH family phosphoesterase; this translates as MHTYEQALQDGKQFLLEHDDYLVVSHVQPDGDAVSSTVTVGWLLSCLGKTFTMINEGEIPQRMNFLWEAGKIVNMTEQPPVRKYKAIICVDCADFSRVGLTRHYFEEDAVILNIDHHPTNDGYGTVNIIKPDAAATAEILFDFLNLFPVKWDKDVATAVYTGLLTDTGGFRYANTSPNVMTTASKLLEHGVDGPYLAQILLEQVTLPQVRILNQALSSLQMTDDGKIAWVVITPEDMIACGAANEDLEGVVNYPRNIQGVEVGIFFKVINENAVKVSLRSAGKVDVAALAQNFGGGGHVLAAGCRVEGKLEDIVALVLKQVNTQW
- the truB gene encoding tRNA pseudouridine(55) synthase TruB encodes the protein MVKPFEGILPVYKPAGFTSHDVVAKMRRILKMKRIGHTGTLDPQVTGVLPLCLGRATRVVEYMQELPKEYLATLRLGLSTDTEDMTGEVIERSETAVEVTQEQVQQVLEQFVGTISQVPPMYSAVKVDGKRLYELAREGKTVERKSREVTIYELELTGIENQGETTDISFRALCSKGTYIRTLCVDIGKKLGYPSTMLHLERTISAGISADHCLHFEEVEQRMIDGTLAEVLIPVDEAISSIPAHTVGADQAKGALQGQKLSARLLEPPAEQPGLLRLYDQDGTFLGIFERDELKATVRAVKVFLPE
- a CDS encoding bifunctional riboflavin kinase/FAD synthetase is translated as MKTVMLTYPQTLQSAVQGTHPQVLAIGQFDGLHLGHASVILSAVRIARETGMQAAVMTFHPHPKEVMRKGDYEGYLTPLRDKEDILAGMGVDVLYVVEFNEEFSRLTPQQFAHDLLIPLQTRTAVVGFDFRFGHKGAGDEQLLRTLGEGEMTVETVPPFLLNGEKVSSSLIRVLLKRGEMDEASQWLGRPYSIRGIVIHGEKRGRTIGFPTANLELTDHYVTPAKGVYAVRVQYGEQELRGVMNLGVKPTFHENGMKPTFEVHLLDFDGQIYDQELKVDLVHYIRAERKFDSIDALISQIREDALTAARLLS
- the rpsO gene encoding 30S ribosomal protein S15, with protein sequence MALTQERKQQLIDEHKTHESDTGSPEVQVAILTENIRSLTDHLRTHKKDHHSRRGLLKMVGQRRKLLAYVKNKDVKRYSALIEKLGLRR
- the pnp gene encoding polyribonucleotide nucleotidyltransferase — its product is MEQRVEMQLGGRTLTLETGRLAKQANAAVKVTYGDTVVLCTVTASSEPKDLDFFPLTVNYEERLYAVGKIPGGFIKREGRPSEKAILSSRLTDRPIRPLFPEGFRNDVQVLNIVMSVDQDCEPQIAAMIGTSAALSISDVPFSGPIGGVKVGRINGEFIINPTIAQLEVSEIELVVAGTKDAIMMVEAEANEVPEEVMLEAIMFGHDEIKNIVAVIEQLVQVAGKEKMAVKLHAVNAEVNSSVREFASARLVEAVKIAEKHARQDAIDVVNDETVAHFEEKYIESPELLKDVKEVLHDIVKEEVRRLITHDKVRPDGRGLAEIRPIECDTSLLPRTHGSGLFTRGQTQALSICTLGALGDVQILDGISLEETKRFMHHYNFPPFSVGEARPLRAPGRREIGHGALGERALSKVIPSETDFPYTIRLVSEVLESNGSTSQASICASTLAMMDAGVPIKAPVAGVAMGLIKDGDHVSILSDIQGMEDHLGDMDFKVAGTPDGVTAIQMDIKIDGIDRQILSEALAQAKEGRMHILSKMTEVMKTPREQLSQYAPKITTMHINPDKIRDVIGAGGKIINKIIEETGVKIDIEQDGRVFIASSNQEMNDKAKSIIEGIVREVLVGEIYVGKVKRVEKFGAFVEVLPNKEGLVHISQLSTERVAKVEDVVAIGDSITVKVTEIDPQGRINLSRKAVLTAEAPAQS
- a CDS encoding polysaccharide deacetylase family protein, which codes for MAAVILVGQVGSVRTYITEIRDGPGTQNAFDMFKEATGEEQLLSAIRDKAAETKIAPVNARVDRVWKAIPGYNGLEIDVEATYRKALGGTLNTKIAYVYRQTVPEIQLKDLGAHPIYRGNAEKPMVSFMINVAWGNEFIIPMLDTLDAEKVKATFFLDGSWLSKNEELAKEIQKRGHELSNHAYSHPNMSRLSTERAKLEISKTQDLLKEKLGVENHWFAPPSGDFNQQTVDIASGMGLQTVLWTLDTVDWRKPTSESVVAKISSKVEAGTLILMHPTAASSGALKGMIDSIRAKGLTLGTVSETLSSERVKGSAVE
- a CDS encoding pitrilysin family protein, whose translation is MKKIQLGNGLRVVMEQIPTCRSVSFGIWVKTGSRNEQPASNGVSHFIEHMLFKGTDRYDAKAIAEQFDAIGGNVNAFTSKEYTCYYAKVLDEHLPIAVDVLSDMFFRSKMDDGELLKEKNVILEEISMYEDTPDDMVHDLMALAAYGEHPLAYPILGTEERLKAMDSSHLRAYMKEHYTIENTVISIAGNIDDSVIDLMEKHFGAFDVNGVAEQVTLPAFQSGQLFHKKKTEQNHICISFPGCKIGDPLQFAMVVLNNAIGGGMSSRLFQEIREKRGLAYSVYSYHSSHADSGLFTIYAGTAPKQTKEVLDLTKEVLHDLAVNGLSEDELRKGKEQLKGSLILSLESTGSRMNRLGKNELMLGRHHTLDEMITKIEEVTMDDVDAVLDLMFAEPFALAMVGTSDRTIAGLRRDDFVALRSNSKVTGQ
- the dut gene encoding dUTP diphosphatase; this encodes MLHYVQIQKLPGNEDIKLPQKMSELASGFDVVAALQEEVVLQPGQRTLIPTGLAMAMPAGLEAQVRPRSGLAFKHGITCLNTPGTIDADYRGEVKVLLINLGQEPFTIVRGERIAQIVFQTVPAVELTEVAELSETVRGEGGFGHTGK